Proteins encoded within one genomic window of Buchnera aphidicola (Myzocallis carpini):
- the groL gene encoding chaperonin GroEL (60 kDa chaperone family; promotes refolding of misfolded polypeptides especially under stressful conditions; forms two stacked rings of heptamers to form a barrel-shaped 14mer; ends can be capped by GroES; misfolded proteins enter the barrel where they are refolded when GroES binds), translating into MAAKDVKFGNEARVKMLRGVNVLADAVKVTLGPKGRNVILDKSFGAPSITKDGVSVAREIELEDKFENMGAQMVKEVASKANDVAGDGTTTATLLAQAIVNEGLKAVAAGMNPMDLKRGIDKAVINAVKVLKDMSVPCSDSVSITQVGTISANADETVGKLIAEAMEKVGNDGVITVEEGTGLQDELEVVKGMQFDRGYLSPYFINKSESGLVELDNPYILMADKKISNIRELLPLLESVAKSNKPLLIISEDLEGEALATLVVNSMRGIVKVAAVKAPGFGDRRKSMLEDVAILTNGTVVSEELAMELEKTTLEDLGQSKRVVITKDTTTIIGGLGNKVSIKNRIKQIRTQSQEATSEYDKEKLNERLAKLSGGVAVLKVGAATEVEMKEKKARVEDALHATRAAVEEGVVAGGGVALVRVAGKLSKLSGQNEDQNVGIRVALRAMEAPLRQIVSNSGEEPSVVTNNVKDGKGNYGYNAATDQYGDMINFGILDPTKVTRSALQYAASVAGLMITTECMVTDLPKEEKSDINSSSANNSMSPGMGGMGGMM; encoded by the coding sequence ATGGCAGCTAAAGATGTAAAGTTTGGAAATGAAGCTCGTGTTAAAATGCTTCGAGGGGTCAATGTATTAGCTGATGCAGTAAAAGTAACTTTAGGTCCGAAAGGAAGAAATGTTATTTTAGATAAATCTTTTGGTGCTCCTAGTATTACAAAAGATGGTGTTTCAGTGGCTCGAGAAATAGAATTAGAAGATAAGTTTGAAAATATGGGCGCTCAAATGGTTAAAGAAGTTGCATCAAAAGCTAATGATGTTGCTGGAGATGGCACCACTACTGCTACGTTATTAGCACAAGCTATTGTAAACGAAGGATTAAAGGCAGTAGCTGCTGGTATGAATCCTATGGATTTAAAAAGAGGAATCGATAAAGCTGTAATTAATGCAGTTAAGGTATTAAAGGATATGTCAGTGCCATGTTCAGATTCTGTATCTATTACTCAAGTTGGTACCATTTCTGCTAATGCTGATGAAACAGTAGGGAAACTTATTGCTGAAGCTATGGAAAAAGTTGGTAATGACGGCGTAATAACTGTAGAAGAAGGAACTGGATTACAAGATGAATTAGAAGTTGTGAAGGGAATGCAATTTGATCGTGGTTATTTATCTCCATATTTTATTAATAAATCAGAATCAGGATTAGTAGAATTAGATAATCCTTACATTTTAATGGCAGATAAAAAAATATCTAACATTCGTGAGTTATTACCATTATTAGAATCTGTTGCAAAATCTAATAAACCTTTATTAATTATCTCTGAAGATTTAGAAGGTGAAGCACTAGCTACTTTAGTGGTAAATTCTATGCGTGGTATTGTAAAAGTTGCTGCTGTAAAGGCTCCAGGTTTTGGAGATCGTAGAAAATCTATGTTAGAAGATGTTGCGATTTTAACTAATGGTACTGTTGTTTCTGAAGAATTAGCAATGGAATTAGAAAAAACAACTTTAGAAGATTTAGGTCAATCTAAACGTGTTGTTATTACTAAAGATACAACAACAATTATTGGTGGTTTAGGTAATAAAGTTTCTATTAAAAATCGTATTAAACAAATTCGTACACAATCTCAAGAAGCAACTTCAGAATATGATAAAGAAAAATTAAATGAACGTTTAGCGAAATTATCAGGTGGTGTTGCAGTATTAAAAGTTGGTGCTGCTACAGAAGTGGAAATGAAAGAGAAAAAAGCTCGTGTAGAAGACGCATTACACGCAACTCGTGCAGCAGTAGAAGAGGGTGTTGTAGCAGGTGGTGGAGTTGCTTTAGTGCGAGTAGCGGGCAAATTATCTAAGTTATCCGGACAAAATGAAGATCAAAATGTTGGTATTAGGGTTGCATTACGGGCTATGGAAGCTCCTTTACGACAAATTGTTTCTAATTCTGGAGAAGAACCTTCAGTAGTGACAAATAACGTAAAAGACGGGAAAGGTAATTATGGATATAATGCTGCAACAGACCAGTATGGAGATATGATTAATTTTGGAATTTTAGATCCAACAAAAGTAACTCGATCAGCATTACAATATGCAGCTTCTGTTGCTGGATTAATGATTACTACAGAGTGTATGGTAACAGATCTACCAAAAGAAGAAAAATCTGATATTAATTCTTCCTCTGCGAACAATAGTATGTCTCCTGGAATGGGCGGAATGGGTGGAATGATGTAG
- a CDS encoding ATP-binding protein produces the protein MAYNINLLQRLKNIIPNHIQPKFQYGKELLHWNYQEGILFSQKTIQENDKIKKKNILEKSGIRQLYLNCSFENYQIKNEKQKKIVKLSKQYAKNFHNSFKNFIFLGTTGTGKNHLAAAIGNYLIEKGKKILLITIADLMSNVKKTFNNNNKNFTEEKIIHYLSTVDLLIFDEIGIQTESKYEKIILHQIIKRRYSCKKPIGILSNLFFPELKKILGEQIIDRINTNNSLVLYFTWNSHRK, from the coding sequence ATGGCATATAATATAAATTTATTACAACGTTTAAAAAATATAATACCTAATCATATCCAACCGAAATTTCAATATGGAAAAGAATTACTACATTGGAATTATCAAGAAGGAATATTGTTTTCTCAAAAAACTATTCAAGAAAATGATAAAATAAAAAAAAAAAATATTTTAGAAAAATCTGGTATTCGTCAATTATATTTAAATTGTTCATTTGAAAATTATCAAATAAAAAATGAAAAACAAAAAAAAATAGTAAAACTTTCTAAACAATATGCTAAAAATTTTCATAACAGCTTTAAAAATTTTATTTTTTTAGGTACAACAGGAACTGGGAAAAATCATTTAGCTGCCGCTATAGGTAATTATTTAATTGAAAAAGGAAAGAAAATTCTCCTGATTACAATTGCAGATCTTATGTCAAATGTCAAAAAAACATTTAATAACAATAATAAAAACTTTACAGAAGAAAAAATAATTCATTATCTTAGTACTGTAGATTTATTAATATTTGATGAAATAGGGATACAAACAGAATCTAAATACGAAAAAATTATTTTACACCAAATTATTAAAAGAAGATATTCATGTAAAAAACCTATAGGAATACTTTCTAATTTGTTTTTTCCGGAATTAAAAAAAATACTCGGAGAACAAATTATAGATAGAATTAATACTAATAATAGTTTAGTACTATACTTTACATGGAATAGTCATAGAAAATAA
- the efp gene encoding elongation factor P: MVLYASNNFKVGLKILFEQQPCSIESVEFVKPGKGQVFSRVKLRKLLTGQLIEKTFRATDTLLRANVVDITLMYIYSDQKIWYFMNRSTFDQIGIDQNIMQDKYKWLVEQNDYVITLWNDRPISVLVSNFVNLQVISEVSSFSLDTVMSNNRKKLSKLSTGHIIQVPLFIKIGDVVKVDTRTGNYISRVNK, translated from the coding sequence ATGGTCTTATATGCTAGTAATAACTTTAAAGTTGGTTTAAAAATATTATTTGAACAACAACCCTGTTCTATAGAATCTGTAGAATTTGTTAAACCGGGGAAAGGACAAGTATTTTCTAGAGTAAAATTACGAAAATTATTGACAGGACAATTGATAGAAAAAACGTTCCGTGCTACTGATACCTTATTGCGTGCTAATGTTGTTGATATTACACTAATGTACATATATTCTGATCAAAAAATATGGTATTTTATGAATCGTAGTACTTTTGATCAAATTGGAATAGATCAGAACATTATGCAAGATAAGTATAAATGGCTTGTAGAGCAAAATGATTATGTAATTACTTTATGGAATGATCGTCCTATATCAGTTTTGGTTAGTAATTTTGTGAATTTGCAAGTTATATCTGAAGTTTCATCTTTTTCTTTAGATACTGTTATGAGTAATAATCGGAAAAAATTATCCAAGTTATCTACTGGACATATTATCCAAGTCCCATTATTTATAAAGATTGGAGATGTGGTGAAAGTAGATACTCGAACTGGTAACTATATTTCTCGAGTGAATAAATAG
- the ftsY gene encoding signal recognition particle-docking protein FtsY: MSGEKNSNLFSWFKKIKDKTVDIKDQLFYGDSKNIEHTSQNISKKKNNFFQNIYLGIKKNKDSFACKIKNFFMYHEINDNFFKQLEENLLMYDFGYEITKKVIAMLITEHKKNKLKKKKELYLILKQLLCNTLKVESLNIYNSYNKLKNIPHIILMAGVNGVGKTTTIAKLAYLYKKIGYSVMLSASDTFRAAAIDQLKIWGEKINIPVFSCDLGTDPSAVIFDSIQYAKNNNIDIVLIDTSGRLHNKVHLMQELKKNIRVIRNNCLHSPQEIFLVLDACNGQNSMNQVEIFYQEIKKITGIILTKLDGTAKGGIVFSIVNKFHIPIKYIGIGEKLQDIYLFNKKEFVDTFFSEYNN, from the coding sequence ATGTCTGGTGAAAAAAACAGTAATTTATTTTCCTGGTTTAAAAAAATAAAAGATAAAACTGTTGATATCAAGGATCAGTTATTTTATGGTGATTCGAAAAATATAGAGCATACTTCTCAGAATATATCTAAAAAAAAAAATAATTTTTTTCAAAATATATATTTAGGAATTAAAAAGAATAAAGATAGTTTTGCATGTAAAATAAAAAATTTTTTTATGTATCACGAAATTAATGATAATTTTTTTAAACAATTAGAAGAAAATTTATTAATGTATGATTTTGGGTATGAAATTACAAAAAAAGTTATCGCAATGTTAATTACAGAACATAAAAAAAATAAATTAAAAAAAAAAAAAGAATTATATCTTATATTAAAACAATTGCTTTGTAATACTTTGAAAGTTGAATCATTGAATATATATAATTCGTATAATAAATTAAAAAATATCCCTCATATTATTTTAATGGCCGGAGTAAATGGTGTTGGTAAAACGACAACAATTGCTAAATTAGCATATTTATATAAAAAAATTGGATATTCTGTGATGTTATCTGCTAGTGATACTTTTAGAGCAGCTGCAATTGATCAATTAAAAATATGGGGAGAAAAAATTAATATTCCAGTATTTTCCTGTGATCTAGGTACAGATCCATCTGCTGTCATTTTTGATTCTATACAATACGCAAAAAATAATAATATAGATATTGTATTAATTGATACATCTGGTAGGTTGCACAATAAAGTACATTTGATGCAAGAATTAAAAAAAAATATTCGAGTAATTCGTAATAATTGTTTACATTCCCCTCAAGAAATTTTTTTAGTATTGGATGCTTGTAATGGTCAAAATTCTATGAATCAAGTAGAAATATTTTATCAAGAAATTAAAAAAATTACAGGAATTATATTAACAAAATTAGATGGAACAGCGAAAGGAGGAATAGTTTTTTCTATAGTAAATAAATTTCATATCCCTATTAAATATATAGGTATTGGTGAAAAATTACAAGATATATATCTATTTAACAAAAAAGAATTTGTTGATACTTTTTTTTCGGAGTATAATAATTAA
- the rpoH gene encoding RNA polymerase sigma factor RpoH — MVYKIQFLKVLSLKDLRSYIQNIFSWKILSVHEERLLSEQVYYNSDIIAARTIVLSNLRFVVHISRNYLGYGLPQADLIQEGNIGLMKAVRRFNPNINVRIISFAIYWIKSEMHEYILKNWRIVKVATTKSQRKLFFNLRKTKKTLGWLSDCELKTVAKKLGVKKNDVQEMETRLLTKDVTLYPVITNQQNDFNNSKKMIPYLKDYKSNFAKKYEKEDWGKYHMNKLNYAMLNLDARSRYIIYARWFNHQNKITLQEIAKNYGISAERVRQLEKYAIQKLKYSIQH, encoded by the coding sequence ATGGTTTATAAGATACAATTTCTCAAAGTACTTTCTTTAAAAGATTTGCGTTCTTATATTCAAAATATATTTTCGTGGAAGATACTATCTGTTCATGAAGAACGATTATTATCTGAACAAGTATATTATAATTCTGATATTATAGCAGCTAGAACGATTGTTTTATCTAATTTGAGATTTGTAGTACATATTTCTCGTAATTATTTAGGTTATGGGTTACCCCAAGCTGATCTTATTCAAGAAGGAAATATTGGACTTATGAAAGCAGTTCGTAGGTTTAATCCAAATATTAATGTTCGCATTATATCTTTTGCTATATATTGGATAAAATCTGAAATGCATGAATATATATTGAAAAATTGGAGAATTGTAAAAGTTGCAACTACAAAGTCACAAAGAAAGTTGTTTTTTAATTTACGAAAAACAAAAAAAACATTAGGATGGTTAAGTGATTGTGAATTAAAAACAGTTGCAAAAAAATTAGGGGTGAAAAAAAACGATGTACAAGAAATGGAAACAAGATTATTAACTAAAGATGTTACTTTATATCCAGTGATTACAAATCAACAAAATGATTTTAATAATAGTAAGAAGATGATTCCATATTTAAAAGATTATAAGTCTAATTTTGCTAAGAAATATGAAAAAGAAGATTGGGGAAAATATCACATGAACAAATTAAATTATGCTATGTTAAATTTAGATGCAAGAAGTCGCTATATTATTTATGCTAGATGGTTTAATCATCAAAATAAAATTACATTACAAGAAATTGCGAAAAATTATGGTATTTCTGCAGAAAGAGTTCGTCAATTAGAAAAATATGCTATTCAAAAATTGAAATATTCTATACAACATTGA
- the rsmD gene encoding 16S rRNA (guanine(966)-N(2))-methyltransferase RsmD produces the protein MKKRTFNTIKIISGYLKGRNITLINHVYLRPTLHRIRETLFNWIEKKIYNANCLDCFSGSGALSIESISRYAKYVTLIENNKKILNNIKKNIKKLNIQNIEILNVNALVWLKKTYQKYDIIFLDPPYYNNILQKSITIIDKNNLIKNTGYIYIEKDKKKNIHYPKTWYIHKKKSTSNIDYSIYIYRNE, from the coding sequence ATGAAAAAAAGAACATTTAATACAATAAAAATTATATCGGGATATCTCAAAGGAAGAAATATTACACTAATCAATCATGTATACTTACGTCCTACTCTACATAGAATACGGGAAACATTATTTAATTGGATAGAAAAAAAAATTTATAATGCGAACTGTTTAGATTGTTTTTCAGGTAGTGGAGCATTAAGTATAGAATCTATATCACGTTATGCAAAATATGTTACATTAATAGAAAATAATAAAAAAATTTTAAATAATATAAAAAAAAATATTAAAAAATTGAATATACAAAATATTGAAATTCTTAATGTCAATGCACTAGTATGGTTAAAAAAAACATATCAAAAATACGATATTATTTTTTTAGATCCGCCATACTATAATAATATCTTACAAAAAAGTATTACAATCATTGATAAAAATAACTTAATTAAAAATACAGGATATATATATATCGAAAAAGATAAAAAAAAAAATATTCATTATCCCAAAACATGGTATATACACAAAAAAAAAAGTACTTCTAATATTGATTATTCAATATATATTTATAGAAATGAATAA
- the mnmE gene encoding tRNA uridine-5-carboxymethylaminomethyl(34) synthesis GTPase MnmE — protein sequence MKFYDTIVAQATPYGRSGIGILRISGLQAKYVAYKILKKIPPARYAYYTPFLDISGLVIDEGIAVWYPKPFSFTGEDILELQGHGNPVILDLLIKNILCIKNVRVANPGEFTQRAFLNGKLDLIQSESIIKLIHADSELSIKAALRSLQGFFSKKINDLIKKIVEMRMLVEANINFPEENVDINIHRFAKKLKMIFLNTKEITKTGKLGNKIHEGMKVVIIGPSNSGKSSLYNALLLNNSAIVTDIQGTTRDVLHDDIYIDGITFQITDTAGFRPTNNIIEKIGISKTWEQIELSDHILFVVDNTLPKHTKREILLQFLNQVSYKKNITILFNKCDISQKKSKVMRFLKKYIGIRISAKTGEGINILKMRLKKQSLNSITCNSETVFLARRRHLKILELVIQKILHTQNTWKMDKNIEILAENLKNIQNMLNEITGLVTSDTILNSIFSNFCIGK from the coding sequence ATGAAATTTTATGATACAATTGTTGCTCAAGCTACTCCTTATGGAAGATCTGGTATCGGAATTTTAAGGATATCAGGTCTACAAGCTAAATATGTTGCATATAAAATATTAAAAAAAATACCTCCAGCAAGGTATGCGTATTACACTCCTTTTTTAGATATTTCAGGTTTAGTTATTGATGAAGGTATTGCAGTTTGGTATCCTAAACCATTTTCGTTTACTGGAGAAGATATATTAGAATTACAAGGTCATGGAAATCCTGTTATTTTAGATTTGTTAATTAAAAATATTTTATGTATTAAGAATGTTCGTGTTGCCAATCCTGGAGAATTTACACAACGTGCTTTTTTAAACGGAAAATTAGATCTTATACAATCAGAATCTATCATAAAATTAATTCATGCAGACTCTGAATTGAGTATAAAAGCAGCATTACGATCTTTGCAAGGTTTTTTTTCAAAAAAAATTAATGATTTAATCAAAAAGATAGTAGAAATGAGGATGCTTGTTGAAGCAAATATTAATTTTCCTGAAGAAAATGTTGATATTAACATTCACAGGTTTGCAAAAAAATTAAAGATGATTTTTTTAAATACCAAAGAAATTACAAAAACAGGAAAATTAGGAAATAAAATTCATGAAGGGATGAAAGTTGTTATTATTGGCCCATCAAATTCTGGAAAATCTAGTTTATATAATGCATTATTATTAAATAATTCTGCTATAGTTACTGATATTCAAGGAACAACACGTGATGTTTTACATGATGATATATATATTGATGGAATTACGTTTCAAATAACTGATACCGCGGGTTTTAGACCTACTAACAATATTATAGAGAAAATTGGAATTAGTAAAACTTGGGAACAAATTGAATTATCTGATCATATTCTTTTTGTTGTAGATAATACACTTCCAAAACATACAAAAAGAGAAATTCTTCTACAATTTTTAAATCAGGTATCTTATAAAAAAAATATTACAATATTATTTAATAAATGTGATATTTCTCAAAAAAAATCAAAAGTGATGCGTTTTTTAAAAAAATATATAGGAATTAGAATATCGGCAAAAACTGGAGAGGGGATTAATATTTTAAAGATGCGCCTAAAAAAACAGTCTTTGAATTCTATTACTTGTAATTCCGAGACAGTTTTTTTAGCTCGTCGTCGTCATTTAAAAATTTTAGAATTAGTAATACAAAAAATTTTACATACTCAAAATACATGGAAGATGGATAAAAACATCGAAATACTAGCTGAGAACTTAAAAAATATTCAAAATATGTTAAATGAAATTACTGGATTAGTCACTTCGGATACTATTTTAAATTCTATTTTTTCAAATTTTTGTATTGGTAAATAA
- a CDS encoding co-chaperone GroES, giving the protein MKIRPLHDRVIIKKQEVESKSAGGIVLTGSAAGKSTRGTVIAVGNGRILDNGNTKPLDVKIGDTVIFNEGYGAKTEKVDNEEVLILNESDILAIVEK; this is encoded by the coding sequence ATGAAAATTCGTCCATTGCACGATCGAGTAATTATAAAAAAACAAGAAGTAGAATCAAAATCAGCAGGAGGTATTGTTTTAACTGGATCTGCTGCAGGAAAGTCTACTCGCGGAACAGTTATTGCAGTAGGTAATGGCCGCATTTTAGATAATGGAAACACTAAACCATTAGATGTAAAAATTGGTGATACTGTTATTTTTAACGAAGGATACGGTGCTAAAACTGAAAAAGTGGATAATGAGGAAGTATTAATTTTAAATGAAAGTGATATTTTAGCGATTGTAGAAAAATAG